The nucleotide sequence CCTTCTCGGCGCTGTGGGTATTGGATTTCCCGCTGCTCGAGTACATCGAGGAGGAAGGCCGCTACTTCGCCATGCACCACCCCTTCACCTCGCCCAAGCCCGAGGACGTAGCACTGCTCGATAACCCCGATACCATTGGGGAAGTGCGCGCCAACGCTTACGACATGGTAATCAACGGTGTGGAAGTGGGCGGCGGCTCCATCCGCATCCACGACCGCGCGGTGCAGGCCCGCATGTTCAGCCTGCTGGGCTTCTCCGATGAAGAGGCCAAAGCGCAGTTCGGCTTCCTGCTCGACGCCTTCGAATACGGTGCGCCTCCGCACGGCGGCATTGCCTTCGGCTTCGACCGCCTCTGCAGCCTCTTCGGCGGCGCCGACTCTATCCGCGACTTCATCGCCTTCCCCAAAAACAACTCCGGCCGCGACGTCATGATTGACTCGCCCTCGCAGATTTCGGGCGCGCAGCTGAAGGAATTGAGCATCAAGACCGACGTGGTAGGGAAATAAGAAAGAGGTAGCCAGCAACCAAAAAAAGCGCCACTCCGGCTTGGAGTGGCGCTTTTGTTTGAGCAGCAAGGTGCAGGAAGCCTACAGCTTCACATCCTTCTTGTTGTCCTCCAGGTCCCGGTCTACTAGCTCGTGGTAGGGGTCGAGGGCGACGGAGGCGGGCTTTTTGTTCACGATGAACTGCAGCTGGTTTTTGCCGGCTACGAAGCGGCGCTTTTCCAGCACCAGCGGCGCGGCGGGCTGCTTGTCTTTGCCGGGCTCGGGGAAGACGGCCACGGGCAGGTAGTCGCGCAGGGGGGCGGGGCGCTGGTTGCCGAGGCTGTCGGCGTAGAGCTTGGCGCTTTGCACCGTCAGGTTCACCTGGTAGCGGCCGTCGGGGAGCTTTTTGGCGGTGGCGTCGGTCACGCGGTTGTCGTAGAGCGTGATGCGGTCGAACAGGTCGGTGAGCAGGTTCTGCAGCGAGTCGGGGGCGGCGCGGCGCAGGTAGCCGACAAACTCCGGCGAATTGGTGTAGGGCGGCTGCTGGTAGGCCACAGCCTGCACGTACTGCTTCAGGGCGCCGTTCAGCTTTGCTTCGCCGAGGTAGTCCTGCAGGGCGTACATGGTCACGGAGCCCTTGCCGTAGTGGATGTAGGTCTGGTTTTCGACCAGCGCCAGCGGCACTTCCTTCTTGCGCTCAACGGCCCGGCCGCCCAGATAGCGGTTCATGTCGATTTTCATCCAGCGCTCCATGGTAGACAAGCCGTAGCGCTTGCGGGCCACCATCAGGGCGCTGTACTCGGCCATGGCTTCGGCCATGAGGGTGCTGCCCTGCACGTTGCCCCCGATAACCTGGTGGGCCCACCACTGGTGCGCTACCTCGTGGGCCGTCACGTAGAACGGATAGTCGAGGCTTTCGGGGTCATTTTCATCCACTTTGGCAATGAAGCCGATGCTTTCCGAAAACGGCACCGTGTTGGCGAAGCTCTGCGCGAAGCTCTGGTAGCGCGGAAACTCTAGAATGCGCAGCTGCCGGTGCTGGTAGGGCGAGAAGTTGGCCGAGCAGTAGCTCAGGGCCTCTTTGGCGCCGGCGGCCATGCGCTTCAGGTTGTACTCGTGGCCGGGCTGGTAGTAGATTTCAATGGGCAGGGTGCGCCCGCCGGCGGTGTCAACCCACTTGTCGGTGTACTTCTGGTAGCGCGCCGACAGGAAGGTGTAGAAGTTGAGCATGGGCCGGTCCATCTTGTAGTGGAAGTAGCGGCGGCCGTCTTTAGTCCATTCTTTCTGCAGGTAGCCAGGGGCCATGGCCGTCTGGTCGGCGTCGGTGCTGACGGTGGTTTCAAACCGGATCCAGTCGGCGTCGTTACTGATGTAGGTGTTCTGGCGGGCCTTCAGGTCGTCGACGCGTGCCATGCGCGGCTTGGGCTGCAGGCCGTAGGTTTTGCGGTCTTTGTCGCTGCTCAGCTCGGCTTCTTCGCGGTAGCCCAGGCCCGGCAGGTAGCGGCTGTTGACGAACGTGCCGTTGTAGACGATATCGGTGTTGGAATCCGAGTTGGGGAAGCCGCACTCCTGGTACGCGAGGCGGAACGTGAGCGGCAGCGAGTCGCCGGGGGCCAGGGGCTGGGCCAGGCGGTAGAGGCGCAGCTGGAACGTGGTATCCTGCAGGGCCAGCGTGGCCTGTCCGGGGGCGCCCAGGCTGATGGCCTGCACGCGTGGGTTCAACTCGGCCGGCAAGCTTACCAGCACCGTATCGAGGGGCTGACTGTGCTTGTTGACCAGCATGTAGCGGCCCTCGAAGTGCACGGCGCGGGTGCCGGGGAAGATGTCGGTATTCACGCTCACGGCCACGATGCGCGGCTGGCGCACGTCCTTGAGGCGGCGGTAGAGCTGCTCGTAGCGCAGCTGCAGCTGCTCGTTCTGCTTGGCCGTGCGGTATTTGTTGAGCACGTTGGTGTTGTAGAAGATGTAGGCGCCGGCCCCGAGGCTGATGAGCAGGCCGGCGGCCAGGGTGGCGGTGCTGCCCGCGCCCCAGCGGCGGCGGGCTTCCCGCAGGCGGTTGCCGGCGTCGGTGCCGCGCACCCACAGCAGGTTACCGAGCAGCACAAACAGCAAAGCCACGCCCGCCCACAGCAGCTTGCTCCACCAGAAGGCCGGCAGGAAGTGGCCGTAGCCGTTCATGTCGGAGTAGGGGCCGGGGCCTGGGCCGCCGCCGTAGGCCAGCAGGCGGTGGCCCAGGCCGATGTCGGAGCGGAAGATGTTGGCCACGTAGTAGAGCACCACCACGAAAAAGCCCAGGTACTTGTTGTTGACGACCACCTGCGTGAGCATGGCCAGCACGCAGATCAGCAGCAGATACGGCAGCTGGTACAGAAACAGCGCCTGGAGGTAGAGCCCGATTTCGTAGTGGAAATAGCCTTTGAAGGTCTGAATCAGCAAACCCACTACCATCACCATCAGCAGCAGCACCACCTGCACCAGCCCCAGGGCGGCCAGCTTGCTCAGAAACGGCACCCACGAGGGCACCGGCACGGCGTCGGCAATCTGGGCCACGCGGGCTTCCCGCTCGCGCCACACCAGCTCACCGGAGTAGAAGATGATGATGGCCAGAAAGAACAGGAAAAACGAGCCGCTGGCCAGCGTCAGGACTTCGTGCGTGACGGGGTAGGTGGTGGTATCGAAGGTTTTGCCTACCTGCGACACCATGGCCAGCAGAAAAATCACGCCCGCGCCCACCAGCGCCGCGAAGTAGCGGTTGCGTACGATGCCCCGAAACTCCAGCTTGGTGAGACTCCACCACTGGCGCAGGTGCATGGCGCCGCTGAAATCCTGGTGCACCGTGGGCAGGCGCAGCGTAGCGCCGGCCGGAGCCAGCGCCGCTTCGGGCAAGGCCGCCGCGGTGGCTTTGCGGGTTTTCTTCGACACCTTCTCGGAGGCCAGGCTGGCAAACCGGAACCGCACGTAGCAGAATGCCAGCAGCCCGAACCCGATGGCCAGCCACACGGCGCGGTTGAGCAGCATAAACGAGCCGAGCGGCAGCAGCTGGGTGTTTTTCTCGGCGGCCGTCCAGTAGCGGGTGGTGAAGAACTGCGCGCCCAGCCCGAAGGCATCGAGGGCGGCGGCTAGGTATTCGTTTTTGAGGTCGGAGGTGTAGGCGCTGGAAATCAGATAGCCGATGAGCAGCGCCACAGCCCCGATGTAGGTGCTCAGGATGTTGCGCGTGAGCGTGGCCATGGTGAAGAAGATGGCCCCCGTAAACAGCAGGTTGGGCAACACAATCAGCACAAACGGCCACACGTAGCTGCCAGCCGGCGCCACGGCCAGAAACCGGTCGGGCTCCACGCCGGGCAGTATGCTACCCACGGCCGCGCCCACCAGAATGCCGCTGAACACCAGCACCGCAATCAGGTAGGAGCCCAGAAAGCGCCCGCCCAGGTAGCCCCACTTGCTGATGGGCTTGGTGTAGAACAGCGGGTGCGCCTGGTACTCGAAGTCGCGGTAGACGGGGTTACCCATCAGCGACGAGGCAATGATAATCCCGAACACGCTCAGCACGCTGATGATAAGGGTCAGTGAGTAGGGCGAGTTTATTTTCACCACCTGCCCGTCGCCGCCAAGCGCGATGCTGACACCGCCGCCAAACGCGCCGCCCGAAGCCGCCACCAGCAGCCCCGCCATTAAGGCCAGCAGCCCGAAGTAAATCCAGGTTGCGGGGCGCCGCAGCCGGTATTTCAGCTCAAAAAGAAGTATGGGAAGAAACATGTGTTTAGTAGTTAGAAGAGAGTGGTGAGTTGACTGAACGTCATGCAGAGGCGCAGCCGAAGCATCTCGCCCGAGTGGTAATTCTGTCATCCCGAGCAGCGCTGGGTATCTCGGCAGTGGGTAGCATCAGTTACCACACCTGCGAGATGCTTCGCTCCGCTCAGCATGACGGTTACCTGGGCATCGTCAGCACACTGCGAGATGCTGCGAGAAATAGCTGCCGCGCCGCTACTGCAAAGCCACTTTCAATTCTGAATTCTTGATTTCCGCGAAATACACGTCCTCCAGGTCGGGCTGCACGGCCTCGAATCCGCTGTCGGGGGCCGAGTCGGCCAGCACGTGCACCACGGTTTTGCCCGCGAACAGGCGCGAGCTGATGACGGTGTGGGCGGCCTGCAGGGCGGGCAGCTCGGTTTTCTCCACCAGCTTCTTCCAGACCTTGCCTTTTAGCTCGTTCATCACCGAGAGCGGGTCGCCGGTGAGCAGCACTTCGCCCTTGTTGATGATGGCCATGCTGCGGCACAGGTCGCTCACGTCTGACACAATGTGCGTGCTCAGAATCACAACGCGGTTTTCGCCAATTTCCGACAGCAGGTTGTGGAAGCGGTTGCGCTCGGCCGGGTCAAGGCCGGCCGTAGGCTCATCCACGATGATCAGGCGCGGGTTGCCGAGCAGGGCCTGGGCAATGCCGAAGCGCTGCTTCATGCCGCCGGAGTAGCCGCCCACGTGCTTTTTGCGCACCTCGTAGAGGTTGGTTTGCTGCAGCAGCGCCGCCACCGTTTCCTTGCGCTCCTTGCTGTTGCCGATGCCCTTGAGCACCGCGAAATGGTCGAGCAGCTCCTCGGCCGACACGCGCGGGTACACCCCAAACTCCTGCGGCAGGTAGCCCAGCACGCGGCGCACGGCCTCCTTGTCGCGCAGCACGTCAATGTCGTCGAGCCAGATGCTGCCCGTGTCGGCGTCCTGCAGCGTGGCAATGGTGCGCATCAGGCTGGATTTGCCGGCGCCGTTCGGGCCCAGCAGCCCAAACATGCCGTTGGGGATGGTGAGCGTGACGCCCTTGAGCGCCTGCGTGCCGTTGGGGTAGGTTTTGGTGAGGTTGCTGATGGTAAGCGCCATGGTGGAATAGGAAAGGAAGAGTGGAGAGTTCAGGCAGATGAATCGAAGGAAGGGCGCCGGCATTACAGCCGACCGCTAACCGGATGCCGAAACCACGGCAACGGTTGCCCGCTGTGGAGGGCTTCTGGCTCAAATATCTACAATCCCCTATTCTCAGTCCTGCTTTTTATGACGACCACGTTTTCTGCGTGACCAACGCCCGGTTTTTGCCTGCCAACGGCGTTGGTCATGTTTATGCGGGCCGGTGGGGGAGGGACCGTAGTTTTGCCCCATGACACTTTCTGTTTTTGTCCGCTCGCGGGCCCTGCGGCACGGGCTGGTCTGGGTGCTGGTGCTGGCGCTGATTGGGCTGCTGGCCGTGCTGGAGCCGGCCGGTGCACCCGAGAAGCTACGGCGCATGGCCGTGCTGCTGCCCGTAGCGGCTTTGGTGATTTATGCTCATTTCTGGGCGCTGCGGAACATGCTGGAGCAGCGCCACTATGCCTCCTATGCGGCTACTACCATCGGTATTCTGCTAAGCGGAGCCGCGCTGCTGGTGCTGCTCAACCAGCTGGCGCACGTGGTGCAGACGCGGCCCGGCGGCCACACCACGTTTGCCTATCTGCTGGGGCTGGCCGCGGGCAATCTGGTGCTGGCGACGGTGCTGGCCACGCTGCCGCACTACGTACGCCGCGGCGTGCTGAGCCACTACCAGATGCAGGAACTGCACGCCCGGCAGCTGGAAACCGAGCTGAGCTTGCTGAAAGCCCAGGTCAACCAGCACTTCCTGTTCAACACTCTCAACAACCTCTACGGCCTCAGCCTGGCCGCCCCCGACCAGATGCCGGAGGCCCTGCTGCAGCTGGCCGGCCTCATGCGCTACCAGCTCGACAGCTCCCGCCAGCACCTCGTGACCGTGGGCACCGAGGCCGAATACCTGGCCAACTACATCGGGCTGGAAAAGCTGCGCCTGCGGCAGAACACGCACGTTGACTTCACGGCAGACCTGCCGCACCCCGACCAGCCATTGGCCCCGCTGCTGCTGCTGCCGCTCGTAGAAAACTGCTTCAAGCACGCCATCGGCCCCAGCGGCGACAACACCATCCGCATCACGCTTAGCCAGACGCCCACCGGCCTCACCCTGCGCACCGAGAACAGCATTCCGCCCCACTTCAAGCCCACGCCCTCAGGCCTGGGGCTGCCGAATCTGCGGGCCCGGCTGGACCAGTTCTACCCCGGCCCGCGCCACCAGCTCACCCTCAACGCCACCGTCACCCACTACACCGCCGAGCTAAGGCTGCAGCTGTGAGGTTGAAAAAGAACGTCATGCAGAGCGCAGCCGGAGGCGAAGCATCTCGCCAGTGTGGTAAAGCCAAAATCACAGAACGATTGAGTTACCATTGCACGCGAGATGCTTCGCCTCCGGCTGCACTCTGCATGACGTTCTTTTGTCATCGTTTTTATCCCCGCCTAACCTATGAATGCTGCTGCCCCGCTGCGTTGCCTGCTCGTCGATGATGAGCCTTTGGCCCACACCGTGCTGCACGCCTACCTCGACCGGCTGCCCGGGCTGGCCACCTGGGCCGGCAGCTGCTACGGCGCCGTGGAGGCCCTGACGCTGCTGCGCACCACACCCGTTGACGTGCTTTTTCTGGACGTGGACATGCCCGAGCTGACCGGCCTGGAGCTGCTACGTGCCCTGCCGCAACCGCCGCAGGTGGTGCTGTGCACGGCCCACGCCACCCACGCGCTGGAAGCCTTCGACCTGGGCGTGGTGGACTACCTGCTGAAGCCCATCCGCTTCGAGCGGTTCGTGAAGACCGTCACCCGCCTGCACACGCTGCTGGCCGAACGCAGCCCGTCACCTACGCCAGCCGCCCCGGCTTCCCCGCCCGCTGCGGCTTCCCCGGCCCCCGACTCGTTTTTCCTGAAAACCGACGCCGGCACCGAACGGGTGCGGTTTTCGGAGCTGCTGTACGTGGAAGGCTACGGCAACTTCGTGAAATGCCACACGGCTGCGGGCCGCACGCTGCTCACGGCCGAAACCATGAAGCAGATGGAAAGCAGTCTGCCCGCCACCCAGTTCCTGCGCGTGCACAAGTCGTATCTGGTGAACATGACGTGCGTGGAGCGCCTGAGCGGCAACAGCCTGCACGTGGGCGGCCGCGAGGTGCCCGTAGGCAGCACGTTCCGCACCGACGTGCTCCGCCGCCTGCAGCTGCGCTGAGGGAAGGCGGAGCGGCAGTAGCGCGAACTTTGTAGTTCGCGCCCCCGCGCCGCTGAAACGGAAGCGTCCGAACGGCGCAGGTGCGCGAACTACAAAGGTCGCGCTACTATGCTGATTGGCAGGTTAAATGCAGAAAAGTACTGGCGTCGGTTCCGGGTAATTCGGTACATTCAGCCCACCTGGCTCGTCCCGACTTATGAAACGCCCCGCTGACTTCTGGCTTTTGCTATTTGGCCTGCTCGGCGTGCTCCTGCTGGCCGGTTTCGGCAGCCGGGCCCAATCCGCGTCTCTGCGGTTTCGCACCTTCACGGCCGCCGACGGGCTGGCCGAAAACAGCGTCTATAGCCTCGTGCAAGACCAGCGCGGCTTCCTGTGGGTGGGCACCCAGGACGGCCTCTGCCGCTACGACGGCGTCGGGTTTCGCACGTTCCGGGCCGATGCCCGCCGGCCCACCAGCCTGGCCAGCAACTTCGTGCTTTCGCTGTGCCTCGATCCGCAGGGGCAGGTGTGGGTGGGCACCGGCGGTGGCCTGTCGCGCTACAGCCCGCGCACCGGGCAGTTCCGCACCTACCGCGCCGAGCCCGGCGACTCCAGCGGCCTGACCAGCAACTTCATCCGGGTGGTGTACTGCGACCGGCAGGGGCGGGTGTGGGCCGGCTCCGAAGACGGCCTGCATCAGCTGAACCCTGCCGCGCGCCGTTTCGCCGTGTTCCGGCACGCGGCCGGGCCCGGCAGCAGCCTCCGGCGCAACTCCGTGCGGGCCCTCACCCAGGACCAGGCCGGCCAGCTGTGGGTGGGTACCGGCGAAGGCGTCGTCAGCCGCCTCGATAGTACCCGTCGCCTGCTGCTGCCCGACCCACGCCTGCCGGCCACGGGTGCCATCACCAGCCTCTGCCCCGACCGCCGCGGCGGGCTGTGGGTGGGCGCCGAGTCCGGGACGTTGGCCTACTTGCCCCCGGCCGGTGGGGCTGCCCGCTTTTTCCGGCCGGGCCCAGGAGCGAGCAACTTGCCGGCCGGCGGCATCCGTAGCCTGCTCACCGATCAGCAGAACACGCTGTGGGTGGGCACCAACGAAGGTCTATGCCGCTACGAGCCCGCCACCGGCACCTTTCGGCGCGCCGCGCACGAGCCGCTCAACCCATTCAGTCTGCCTGAAAACACGGTGCAGACTCTGCTGCAGGACCGCGCCGGGCTGTTGTGGGTGGGCACCGAAGCCGGCCTCAGTCAGACCGACCTGCGCGCCCGCGACTTTCGGCGGGTGCCCGCGCCTGCTGCACCTGCACCGGTGTGGGCCGTCACGTCGGATGCGGCGGGGCGCCTCTGGATTGGCACCGAAGACCAGGGCCTGCTGTGCTACGAGCCCAATACAGGCCGCTACCGCAGCTTCCGCCACAATCCGGCGCAGCCCGGCAGCCTGGCCCAGGACTTTGTGCGGGCGTTGAGCTTCGATGCCGCCGGCCACCTGTGGGTGGGCACCCAGAGCCAGGGCCTCGACTGCCTGGAGCCGGGCGGCACCGCGTTCCGCCACTACCGCCACGACCCCGCCAACCCCACCAGCCTCTCCGACGACTTCGTGCGCTCCGTGTACCAGGACCCCGCCGGGCAGCTGTGGGTGGGCACCGAGGGCGGCCTCAACCGCCTCAACGCCACTACCGGCCGCTTCACCACCTACCGCCACGACCCCGCCCGGGCCACCAGCCTGCCCAACAACTTTGTGCGCGTGACGCTGCAGGATGGCCGCGGCCGCCTGTGGGTGGGCACCGGCGGCGGCGGCCTCAGCTGCCTTGACCCCGCCACCGGCCGCTTCCGCACCTTCCGGGCCGATGGCCGCAACCCCCGCAGCCTGAGCAGCAACTTTGTGCGCTGTCTGCTGCTCGATGGGGCCGGCACGCTATGGGTGGGCACCGAAGGCGGCGGCTTCTGTCGCCTCGACGATGCCGAGCAGGGCAATTTCACCACTTTCCGCGAAGCCAGCGGCCTGCCCAACGATGTGGTGTATGGCATGCAGCACGACCGCCAGGGCCACCTGTGGCTGTCGACCAACAAGGGCATTGCGCGCTTCGACCCCAAAACCGGCCGGTTTTTCACGTTCGACGAGCGCGACGGCCTGCCCCAGGACGAGTTCAACGCCGGTGCCAGCCACCGCGGGGCCGATGGCCAGCTGTATTTCGGCGGGGCCAACGGCCTGGTGGCGTTTCTGCCCGCCGCCGTGCGCACCAACCCCGTGCCGCCGGCTGTGGTGCTCACCGAGCTGCGCAAGTTCAACCGCCCGGTGGAGCTGCCCGATACGTCCATCACGGAGCGGCGCGTGCTGCGCCTGGCCCCGCAGGACTACTTTTTCTCGCTGGAATTTGCGGCCCTTAACTTTCGCCAGCCCGACAAAAACCGCTACGCCTATCTGCTGGAAGGCTTCGACCAGGACTGGATTGAGGCCGGCCGCCGCCGCGAGGCCAACTACACCAACCTCGACCCCGGCACCTACACTTTCCGGGTGCGCGCCACCAACAACGACGGCGTCTGGAGCCCGCGCGGGGCCGCGCTCCGCATCATCGTCACGCCGCCCTGGTACCAGACGTGGTGGTTTCGGATCGGGCTGGGCTGGCTGGGGTTTGCGCTGCTGTTTGTGGCGTACCGGCTGCGGGTGGGGCACCTGCTCACGCTGGAGCGGGTGCGCCACAGCATCGCCCGCGACCTGCACGACGATATGGGCTCCACGCTCAGCAGCATTTCCATCCTGAGCCAGATTGCGCGCAACCACCAGCGCCAGCAGCGCCCCGAGCAGGCCGCGGCCCTGCTGGAGCAAATTGGCGACTCGTCGCGCCGCATGCTCGACGCCATGGACGACATCGTGTGGGCCATCAACCCCGCCCACGACGGCCTCGACGACGTGACGGCCCGCATGCGCAGCTTTGCCTCGGAGGTGCTGGAGGCGCGCGGCATCGAATTCACGTTTCGGGCCGAGCCTTCGGTGCAGGGCCTGAAGCTGGATATGCGCGCCCGCCGCGAGTTCTTCCTGCTTTTCAAGGAAGCCATAAACAACCTGGCCAAGTACGCGCAGTGCCAGCACGCCCGCATCCGGCTGGCCTACCAGCAGGGCCTGCTGCACCTCACCGTACAGGACGATGGCGTGGGCTTCGACCCCACCAGCCCCGCCCAGGGCAGCGGCAACGGCCTCACCAACATGCGCAGCCGAGCCGCCGCCCTGGCCGGCCACCTCACCATCGAAACCGCCCCCGGCAAAGGCACCACCCTGCACCTGAAAGTGCCGCTGAATGATTGATTTTTTGGTGGTGGGGTGATGAAGCCAGAACGTCATTCCGAGCGGAGCGAGGAATCTCGCCAGTATAGTACTCACCAGCAAACAGGCTCACCAAAAAAAACTCGTCTGTCTCCCCCTCTCCACGGGAGAGGGGGCCAGGAGGTGAGGCGAACGTCAGCACGCGAGATTCCTCGCTCCGCTCGGAATGACGTTCTTCTTTTACCTGTCACCTGTCACCTGTCACCTGTCACCTCATCACGATTCACCTCATCACCTCTTTTCACATCATCATGTAGGCGCATCTGGTGGCCACAACGTGTATATTAACCGAACTCTTACCACCTGCCGGCTCAGCGCCATGGAAAACAGCATCCGCGTTCTGATTTATGAAGACAATGCTGACCTACGCACCAGTCTGGGCCAA is from Hymenobacter yonginensis and encodes:
- a CDS encoding ABC transporter permease/M1 family aminopeptidase, encoding MFLPILLFELKYRLRRPATWIYFGLLALMAGLLVAASGGAFGGGVSIALGGDGQVVKINSPYSLTLIISVLSVFGIIIASSLMGNPVYRDFEYQAHPLFYTKPISKWGYLGGRFLGSYLIAVLVFSGILVGAAVGSILPGVEPDRFLAVAPAGSYVWPFVLIVLPNLLFTGAIFFTMATLTRNILSTYIGAVALLIGYLISSAYTSDLKNEYLAAALDAFGLGAQFFTTRYWTAAEKNTQLLPLGSFMLLNRAVWLAIGFGLLAFCYVRFRFASLASEKVSKKTRKATAAALPEAALAPAGATLRLPTVHQDFSGAMHLRQWWSLTKLEFRGIVRNRYFAALVGAGVIFLLAMVSQVGKTFDTTTYPVTHEVLTLASGSFFLFFLAIIIFYSGELVWREREARVAQIADAVPVPSWVPFLSKLAALGLVQVVLLLMVMVVGLLIQTFKGYFHYEIGLYLQALFLYQLPYLLLICVLAMLTQVVVNNKYLGFFVVVLYYVANIFRSDIGLGHRLLAYGGGPGPGPYSDMNGYGHFLPAFWWSKLLWAGVALLFVLLGNLLWVRGTDAGNRLREARRRWGAGSTATLAAGLLISLGAGAYIFYNTNVLNKYRTAKQNEQLQLRYEQLYRRLKDVRQPRIVAVSVNTDIFPGTRAVHFEGRYMLVNKHSQPLDTVLVSLPAELNPRVQAISLGAPGQATLALQDTTFQLRLYRLAQPLAPGDSLPLTFRLAYQECGFPNSDSNTDIVYNGTFVNSRYLPGLGYREEAELSSDKDRKTYGLQPKPRMARVDDLKARQNTYISNDADWIRFETTVSTDADQTAMAPGYLQKEWTKDGRRYFHYKMDRPMLNFYTFLSARYQKYTDKWVDTAGGRTLPIEIYYQPGHEYNLKRMAAGAKEALSYCSANFSPYQHRQLRILEFPRYQSFAQSFANTVPFSESIGFIAKVDENDPESLDYPFYVTAHEVAHQWWAHQVIGGNVQGSTLMAEAMAEYSALMVARKRYGLSTMERWMKIDMNRYLGGRAVERKKEVPLALVENQTYIHYGKGSVTMYALQDYLGEAKLNGALKQYVQAVAYQQPPYTNSPEFVGYLRRAAPDSLQNLLTDLFDRITLYDNRVTDATAKKLPDGRYQVNLTVQSAKLYADSLGNQRPAPLRDYLPVAVFPEPGKDKQPAAPLVLEKRRFVAGKNQLQFIVNKKPASVALDPYHELVDRDLEDNKKDVKL
- a CDS encoding ABC transporter ATP-binding protein, whose translation is MALTISNLTKTYPNGTQALKGVTLTIPNGMFGLLGPNGAGKSSLMRTIATLQDADTGSIWLDDIDVLRDKEAVRRVLGYLPQEFGVYPRVSAEELLDHFAVLKGIGNSKERKETVAALLQQTNLYEVRKKHVGGYSGGMKQRFGIAQALLGNPRLIIVDEPTAGLDPAERNRFHNLLSEIGENRVVILSTHIVSDVSDLCRSMAIINKGEVLLTGDPLSVMNELKGKVWKKLVEKTELPALQAAHTVISSRLFAGKTVVHVLADSAPDSGFEAVQPDLEDVYFAEIKNSELKVALQ
- a CDS encoding sensor histidine kinase; the encoded protein is MTLSVFVRSRALRHGLVWVLVLALIGLLAVLEPAGAPEKLRRMAVLLPVAALVIYAHFWALRNMLEQRHYASYAATTIGILLSGAALLVLLNQLAHVVQTRPGGHTTFAYLLGLAAGNLVLATVLATLPHYVRRGVLSHYQMQELHARQLETELSLLKAQVNQHFLFNTLNNLYGLSLAAPDQMPEALLQLAGLMRYQLDSSRQHLVTVGTEAEYLANYIGLEKLRLRQNTHVDFTADLPHPDQPLAPLLLLPLVENCFKHAIGPSGDNTIRITLSQTPTGLTLRTENSIPPHFKPTPSGLGLPNLRARLDQFYPGPRHQLTLNATVTHYTAELRLQL
- a CDS encoding LytR/AlgR family response regulator transcription factor, giving the protein MNAAAPLRCLLVDDEPLAHTVLHAYLDRLPGLATWAGSCYGAVEALTLLRTTPVDVLFLDVDMPELTGLELLRALPQPPQVVLCTAHATHALEAFDLGVVDYLLKPIRFERFVKTVTRLHTLLAERSPSPTPAAPASPPAAASPAPDSFFLKTDAGTERVRFSELLYVEGYGNFVKCHTAAGRTLLTAETMKQMESSLPATQFLRVHKSYLVNMTCVERLSGNSLHVGGREVPVGSTFRTDVLRRLQLR
- a CDS encoding sensor histidine kinase, whose translation is MKRPADFWLLLFGLLGVLLLAGFGSRAQSASLRFRTFTAADGLAENSVYSLVQDQRGFLWVGTQDGLCRYDGVGFRTFRADARRPTSLASNFVLSLCLDPQGQVWVGTGGGLSRYSPRTGQFRTYRAEPGDSSGLTSNFIRVVYCDRQGRVWAGSEDGLHQLNPAARRFAVFRHAAGPGSSLRRNSVRALTQDQAGQLWVGTGEGVVSRLDSTRRLLLPDPRLPATGAITSLCPDRRGGLWVGAESGTLAYLPPAGGAARFFRPGPGASNLPAGGIRSLLTDQQNTLWVGTNEGLCRYEPATGTFRRAAHEPLNPFSLPENTVQTLLQDRAGLLWVGTEAGLSQTDLRARDFRRVPAPAAPAPVWAVTSDAAGRLWIGTEDQGLLCYEPNTGRYRSFRHNPAQPGSLAQDFVRALSFDAAGHLWVGTQSQGLDCLEPGGTAFRHYRHDPANPTSLSDDFVRSVYQDPAGQLWVGTEGGLNRLNATTGRFTTYRHDPARATSLPNNFVRVTLQDGRGRLWVGTGGGGLSCLDPATGRFRTFRADGRNPRSLSSNFVRCLLLDGAGTLWVGTEGGGFCRLDDAEQGNFTTFREASGLPNDVVYGMQHDRQGHLWLSTNKGIARFDPKTGRFFTFDERDGLPQDEFNAGASHRGADGQLYFGGANGLVAFLPAAVRTNPVPPAVVLTELRKFNRPVELPDTSITERRVLRLAPQDYFFSLEFAALNFRQPDKNRYAYLLEGFDQDWIEAGRRREANYTNLDPGTYTFRVRATNNDGVWSPRGAALRIIVTPPWYQTWWFRIGLGWLGFALLFVAYRLRVGHLLTLERVRHSIARDLHDDMGSTLSSISILSQIARNHQRQQRPEQAAALLEQIGDSSRRMLDAMDDIVWAINPAHDGLDDVTARMRSFASEVLEARGIEFTFRAEPSVQGLKLDMRARREFFLLFKEAINNLAKYAQCQHARIRLAYQQGLLHLTVQDDGVGFDPTSPAQGSGNGLTNMRSRAAALAGHLTIETAPGKGTTLHLKVPLND